The following are encoded together in the Misgurnus anguillicaudatus chromosome 14, ASM2758022v2, whole genome shotgun sequence genome:
- the psma5 gene encoding proteasome subunit alpha type-5, with the protein MFLTRSEYDRGVNTFSPEGRLFQVEYAIEAIKLGSTAIGIQTAEGVCLAVEKRITSPLMEPSSIEKIVEIDTHIGCAMSGLIADAKTLIDKARVETQNHWFTYNETMTVESVTQAVSNLALQFGEEDADPGAMSRPFGVALLFGGLDEKGPQLYHMDPSGTFVQCDARAIGSASEGAQSSLQEVYHKSMTLKDAIKSSLTILKQVMEEKLNATNIELATIEPGKTFHMYTKEELEDVIKDI; encoded by the exons ATGTTCCTGACACGATCAGAATACGACAG AGGTGTAAACACTTTCTCTCCAGAGGGAAGGCTTTTTCAAGTAGAATATGCCATTGAAGCTATAaag TTGGGGTCCACAGCCATTGGCATTCAGACAGCGGAGGGTGTGTGTCTCGCTGTGGAGAAGAGAATAACTTCTCCTCTGATGGAGCCCAGCAGCATCGAAAAGATCGTAGAGATCGACACTCATATTG GTTGTGCCATGAGTGGTTTAATAGCTGATGCGAAAACGCTAATCGACAAAGCAAGAGTGGAGACGCAG AACCATTGGTTTACCTACAATGAGACGATGACAGTGGAGAGTGTAACACAGGCTGTGTCTAACCTCGCTCTGCAGTTTGGAGAGGAGGATGCTGACCCCGGCGCTATG AGTCGTCCTTTTGGTGTCGCTCTGCTTTTTGGAGGTCTGGATGAGAAAGGACCTCAGCT ATACCACATGGACCCTTCAGGCACTTTTGTTCAGTGTGACGCCAGGGCGATTGGCTCAGCATCTGAGGGAGCTCAGAGCTCTTTGCAAGAAGTTTATCATAAG tccATGACGTTAAAGGATGCCATCAAGTCCTCTCTTACTATCCTGAAACAAGTGATGGAGGAGAAACTCAATGCCACCAACATTGAG CTTGCCACAATAGAGCCAGGCAAGACTTTTCACATGTACACAAAAGAAGAACTTGAGGATGTCATCAAGGATATCTAG